The following are encoded together in the Ketobacter sp. MCCC 1A13808 genome:
- a CDS encoding BMP family ABC transporter substrate-binding protein: MRNSGIKAWVAGLAAALGMLLTATAVQAEAPFKVGFVYVGPIGDHGWSYQHDQSRLALEKHFGDKVKTTYVENVPEGADAERVIRNLAKMGNKVIFTTSFGFMNPTAKVAKQFPKVTFLHATGYKRTKNLGTYVSKTYEGRYVAGYVAAKVTKSNKIGYIASFPIPEVIRDINAVQLALNKYNPEAELKVVWVNTWFDPGKEADAANAMMDQGVDVILQHTDSPAAMQAAERRGKYAVGQASDMSSFGPKAHLMSVVDDWSWFTIHTVQDVMDGQFKSRDFWGGMKEDMIQVPDFGPAVPEAVAAHAKEIIASIIDGSFNPFTGPIKDQSGKITVPDGKEMSHEELAAMNYYIEGVDGTIPK, from the coding sequence ATGAGAAATTCGGGGATTAAAGCCTGGGTGGCGGGTTTGGCCGCCGCCTTGGGAATGTTGTTAACCGCGACCGCCGTCCAGGCCGAAGCACCGTTCAAAGTAGGATTTGTTTATGTAGGCCCAATCGGGGATCACGGCTGGAGCTATCAGCATGATCAAAGCCGGCTGGCGCTGGAAAAGCATTTTGGTGACAAAGTGAAAACCACTTATGTTGAAAATGTTCCGGAAGGCGCCGACGCCGAGCGGGTCATTCGCAATCTGGCCAAAATGGGGAACAAAGTCATCTTCACCACTTCATTCGGTTTTATGAATCCGACCGCCAAGGTAGCGAAGCAATTTCCCAAAGTGACCTTCCTGCACGCGACCGGATACAAGCGCACCAAAAATCTGGGCACCTATGTCTCCAAAACCTATGAGGGTCGTTATGTGGCGGGCTATGTGGCGGCGAAAGTCACGAAAAGTAATAAGATAGGCTATATTGCCTCGTTCCCGATTCCGGAAGTCATCCGCGATATTAACGCGGTGCAATTGGCGCTGAATAAATACAACCCGGAAGCAGAGTTGAAAGTGGTGTGGGTCAACACCTGGTTTGATCCGGGTAAAGAAGCGGATGCAGCCAATGCCATGATGGACCAGGGGGTCGATGTCATTCTGCAGCATACCGACAGTCCAGCGGCAATGCAGGCCGCCGAGCGTCGGGGTAAGTACGCCGTGGGGCAAGCTTCGGATATGTCCAGCTTCGGTCCCAAGGCGCATTTGATGTCGGTCGTGGATGATTGGTCGTGGTTTACCATTCACACCGTGCAGGATGTGATGGACGGTCAGTTTAAATCCCGGGACTTCTGGGGTGGCATGAAAGAAGACATGATCCAGGTGCCGGATTTCGGGCCAGCCGTACCCGAAGCGGTGGCAGCACATGCTAAGGAAATCATTGCGTCCATTATCGATGGCTCATTTAACCCTTTTACCGGGCCGATTAAAGACCAAAGCGGAAAAATCACCGTGCCCGACGGCAAGGAAATGTCACATGAGGAACTGGCGGCGATGAACTATTACATTGAAGGCGTCGACGGCACGATTCCGAAATAA